The Drosophila innubila isolate TH190305 chromosome 3R unlocalized genomic scaffold, UK_Dinn_1.0 2_E_3R, whole genome shotgun sequence genome has a segment encoding these proteins:
- the LOC117791475 gene encoding palmitoyltransferase ZDHHC16, with product MVRITWRANSALSLISRLRLRWSYMKHCWHSLTFNAHMNSGYATDVCMTPIFWIVDNYTYCLGPFFVVGVALLTASVVSIAYWIGLPFWWAKSQLMTICLLIFGNWLLLNVIFHYVMAVITPAGYPPEGVSHVEAVSMCSKCISPKPPRTHHCSVCNRCILKMDHHCPWLNNCVGYGNHRYFFLYMLYTTVGCLFLIIAGLEIGHKYLWLDHSEPWTELEPLEGHPVTFNLSGHIIAVTHPKEYDDILLPPAVHNLPTPIDDPETSSPTRRRALWFMAFINVGVVIALGSLCTWHAKLITRGETSVEAHINEAETKRLLKQQRIYINPYNFGTKKNWKLFLGLVRGRSFWRTVLLPSWHKPEGNGLSFHTVHDVLFEDEWP from the exons ATGGTGCGGATTACCTGGCGTGCTAACTCCGCACTGAGTTTAAT TTCAAGACTTCGCTTACGCTGGTCTTATATGAAGCATTGCTGGCATTCCCTGACATTCAACGCACACATGAATTCTGGATATGCGACCGATGTATGCATGACACCAATCTTCTGGATTGTAGACAATTATACGTATTGTCTTGGCCCA tttttcgtTGTCGGCGTTGCACTTTTGACCGCCTCCGTTGTCAGCATTGCCTATTGGATTGGCCTTCCCTTTTGGTGGGCCAAGAGTCAATTGATGACAATTTGTCTGCTCATCTTTGGCAACTGGCTGCTGTTGAATGTCATATTCCACTATGTGATGGCTGTGATTACGCCCGCTGGTTACCCGCCGGAAGGTGTTTCCCATGTGGAGGCAGTTAGCATGTGCTCCAAATGCATTTCGCCAAAGCCCCCGCGAACTCATCACTGCTCCGTGTGCAATCGCTGCATATTGAAAATGGATCATCATTGTC CCTGGCTTAATAACTGTGTCGGTTATGGGAATCATCGATACTTTTTCCTCTATATGCTGTATACAACTGTCGGATGCCTGTTTCTTATAATCGCTGGACTGGAGATTGGCCACAAATACCTTTGGTTGGATCACAGCGAGCCCTGGACAGAGTTGGAGCCCCTGGAAGGTCATCCAGTAACATTCAATTTAAGTGGACATATTATAGCGGTT ACGCATCCAAAAGAGTATGATGATATTCTGTTGCCACCAGCTGTGCACAATCTGCCCACACCCATAGATGATCCGGAGACATCATCACCGACACGTCGGCGTGCCTTGTGGTTCATGGCCTTTATCAATGTTGGTGTGGTCATTGCCTTGGGCAGTCTTTGCACCTGGCACGCCAAGCTGATAACACGCGGCGAGACTAGCGTGGAAGCTCACATTAATGAGGCGGAAACCAAGCGACTTCTCAAGCAACAGCGCATTTACATTAATCCCTATAATTTTGGAACCAAAAAAAACTGGAAACTCTTTCTTGGACTCGTGCGCGGCAG atCCTTTTGGCGTACAGTGCTGTTGCCATCGTGGCACAAGCCCGAAGGTAATGGACTCAGCTTTCATACTGTTCACGATGTTCTGTTCGAGGATGAGTGGCCATAA
- the LOC117792310 gene encoding putative gustatory receptor 97a, translating to MFAFPLIMQLTLILYQKQTHPELSWIHTSRTIIPIVLGNQLNNCFFGGIVIAQGLFMQINKLLREMLHEVNRMQTPLGMLLLKKYYRMQRFCELADQLDELANKYTLIANYSKEYLVLTSFSLVISMAINLFSTTLGCYMQYQAVANFITIEETYDVSRALAHFVFLLIPFFEIVLVARVSQQELNEAKEAGNLLQQMNLEHADVRFKQVVDAFWLKVCTINLKLIPLGLLELDGLGP from the exons atgtttgcatttcCCTTGATTATGCAACTGACTCTAATATTGTACCAGAAGCAAACACATCCAGAGCTTAGTTGGATTCATACGAGCAGAACAATCATACCGATCGTGCTTGGTAACCAGTTAAACAATTGCTTCTTTGGAGGCATTGTGATAGCCCAGGGACTGTTCATGCAAATAAACAAGCTACTGCGTGAGATGCTCCACGAGGTCAATAGAATGCAAACACCATTGGGAATGCTCCTGCTCAAAAAATATTACCGCATGCAACGCTTCTGTGAGCTGGCCGATCAACTGGATGAGCTGGCCAACAAGTATACGCTTATAGCCAATTACTCGAAGGAATATTTGGTACTGACATCATTTTCTCTGGTCATATCGATGGCGATTAACCTGTTCAGTACGACACTTGGTTGTTACATGCAATATCAAGCTGTTGCcaatttcattacaattgAAGAGACTTATGACGTATCTCGAGCATTGGCCCACTTTGTGTTCCTACTGATTCCATTTTTCGAAATTGTTTTAGTAGCTCGCGTAAGTCAACAGGAACTTAACGAA GCCAAGGAAGCAGGCAATTTGCTGCAACAAATGAATTTGGAGCACGCTGATGTACGCTTCAAACAAGTAGTGGACGCATTCTGGCTGAAAGTGTGTACAATCAATCTAAAATTGATACCCTTGGGTCTTCTCGAATTGGACGG TTTGGGACCgtaa
- the LOC117792320 gene encoding putative gustatory receptor 97a — MRFLIAAARRIRKSWRAPRRFRAWSPISKVVLAGYALMLCLNSFIGYFPARFRMKNEKFIFSKPMAVYCIAVATIFGAFYVKHIWEEFTSGKIDQRDAIKIYCYMNACGGLLNYLYQWTMCRQIVDLLNKMSLFRVINYFSVSVMSMIRAMTIVLVKIFGFPLVMQLTLVLYQRQKHPELSWTNTSRTMLPIISVSHLNNCFFCSVVISRAIFNHINKIISEILSEVNRLQTPSQMTLHKPYYRMQRFCDLADRLDELATKYALVNLYCLNHMKVTCFSLVISMGINLFSTTLGCYVQYQAFVDYVMLEKPYDISQALAHFVFLALPFLEIVLLANESQQLLNEAKEAGNLLQRMNLEHADIRFKQEVDAFWLEVCTIQFKLMPLGLLELDGSMVNKMYTTVAGFLLFLIQNDLTVRFSLK; from the exons ATGCGATTCCTAATAGCAGCTGCACGTCGCATACGCAAATCCTGGCGAGCACCTCGACGGTTTAGAGCCTGGAGTCCCATCAGCAAGGTAGTCCTGGCAGGTTACGCCTTGATGTTATGCTTGAACAGCTTTATCGGTTACTTTCCGGCTCGATTTCGCATGAAGAATGAAAAGTTCATTTTTTCCAAGCCAATGGCCGTTTATTGTATTGCCGTAGCTACGATTTTTGGAGCATTCTATGTGAAGCACATTTGGGAGGAATTCACAAGCGGAAAAATCGATCAACGCGATGCTATAAAGATCTATTGCTATATGAATGCCTGTGGCGGGTTGCTCAACTACCTGTATCAATGGACAATGTGCAGGCAAATTGTGGATTTGCTAAACAAAATGTCGCTATTTCGAGTCATCAACTACTTCAGTGTCTCAGTGATGTCGATGATTCGCGCCATGACAATAGTTTTGGTCAAAATCTTTGGATTTCCATTGGTGATGCAATTGACCCTAGTGCTCTATCAGAGGCAGAAACACCCGGAGCTGAGTTGGACCAACACGAGCAGGACAATGCTTCCGATCATCTCTGTGAGCCACTTGAACAACTGTTTCTTTTGCAGCGTTGTGATTTCCAGAGcaatttttaatcatattaataaaataatcagCGAGATACTCTCGGAGGTCAACAGATTGCAAACTCCTTCACAGATGACATTACACAAACCCTATTACCGGATGCAACGCTTCTGTGATCTGGCGGATCGCCTTGATGAGCTGGCCACAAAGTACGCCCTTGTCAATCTTTACTGCCTGAACCATATGAAAGTTACCTGCTTTTCCCTAGTGATCTCAATGGGAATCAACCTGTTTAGCACAACGCTGGGTTGTTATGTGCAATATCAAGCCTTCGTTGACTACGTAATGCTTGAAAAGCCCTATGACATATCACAGGCATTAGCCCACTTTGTATTTCTGGCTCTTCCATTTTTGGAAATCGTGCTGCTGGCAAACGAAAGTCAACAATTACTAAATGAA GCCAAGGAAGCGGGGAACTTGCTGCAACGAATGAATTTGGAGCATGCAGATATACGATTCAAACAAGAAGTGGACGCCTTCTGGTTGGAAGTGTGTACAATCCAATTCAAGCTCATGCCCCTGGGTCTTCTTGAGTTGGACGGATCCATGGTTAACAAGATGTACACGACGGTTGCCGGCTTCTTATTGTTCCTCATTCAAAATGATCTGACTGTaagattttctttaaagtaa
- the LOC117790594 gene encoding 26S proteasome regulatory subunit 10B has protein sequence MAKPQPNPRPAMDEDRVAALIGYRTKLLEHRDIEARLKSLRDKHKESQAVFQKSEDDLKALQSVGQMLGEVLKQLTPDNFIVKSANGPRYVVGCRRQLNKAKLKPGTRVALDITTLTIMRYLPREVDPLVYNMSHEDPGNVDYSAIGGLSDQIRELREVIELPLMNPELFIRVGINPPKGCLLYGPPGTGKTLLARAIASQLDANFLKVVSSAIVDKYIGESARLIREMFSYARDHQPCIIFMDEIDAIGGRRFSEGTSADREIQRTLMELLNQMDGFDALGQVKIIMATNRPDTLDPALMRPGRLDRKLEIPLPNEIARLDILKIHAAPLAKHGEIDYEAVVKLSDMFNGADLRNICTEAGLFALREDREYVIHEDFMKAVRKTADNKKLETKLDYKPI, from the coding sequence ATGGCAAAACCACAACCAAATCCACGACCTGCAATGGATGAAGATCGTGTAGCTGCTTTAATAGGATATCGGACAAAACTTTTGGAGCACCGCGATATCGAGGCCCGTTTGAAGTCTCTTCGGGATAAACACAAGGAGTCGCAGGCGGTATTTCAAAAGTCCGAGGATGACCTGAAAGCTTTGCAGAGCGTCGGTCAAATGCTAGGTGAAGTACTTAAGCAACTGACGCCCGATAATTTTATAGTAAAGTCTGCAAATGGACCACGCTATGTGGTTGGCTGTCGTCGTCAGTTGAACAAGGCCAAGTTGAAGCCTGGAACTCGTGTGGCCTTGGACATTACCACGTTGACGATTATGCGCTACTTGCCGCGCGAAGTGGATCCCCTGGTGTACAACATGTCGCATGAAGATCCGGGCAATGTAGACTATTCGGCCATTGGCGGACTGAGTGACCAAATTCGCGAGCTGCGGGAGGTGATCGAGTTGCCACTGATGAATCCCGAGCTATTTATTCGTGTTGGCATCAATCCACCCAAGGGCTGTTTGCTCTACGGTCCACCAGGCACTGGGAAAACCCTTTTGGCACGGGCCATTGCCTCCCAGCTGGACGCCAACTTCTTGAAAGTCGTCTCCTCGGCCATTGTGGACAAGTACATTGGGGAGAGTGCCCGTCTCATACGCGAGATGTTCTCCTATGCACGCGATCATCAGCCGTGCATTATATTCATGGACGAGATTGATGCCATTGGCGGACGTCGCTTCTCGGAGGGCACCTCTGCTGACCGCGAGATACAGCGCACTCTCATGGAGCTGCTAAACCAAATGGACGGTTTTGATGCTCTTGGTCAAGTCAAGATTATAATGGCCACCAATCGTCCGGATACTCTTGACCCGGCTCTAATGCGTCCGGGCCGCTTGGATCGCAAACTGGAAATTCCACTGCCCAACGAAATTGCTCGCTTGGACATACTCAAGATTCATGCTGCACCACTTGCCAAACACGGTGAAATCGACTACGAAGCCGTCGTCAAGCTATCGGACATGTTCAATGGCGCCGACCTGCGCAACATCTGCACTGAAGCTGGACTGTTTGCACTCCGCGAGGACCGCGAATACGTCATCCACGAGGACTTTATGAAGGCCGTACGCAAGACAGCCGACAACAAGAAGCTGGAAACCAAACTGGACTACAAGCCCATTTAA